Proteins encoded within one genomic window of Novosphingobium sp. 9U:
- a CDS encoding class I mannose-6-phosphate isomerase has product MSGQLPIKEVEKPWGKDTLPAPFVAEAGKKIGEIWFEPPPELPQLLVKYIFTSEPLSVQVHPTDAQTIAKGMGRQGKEECWVIVAAEPGAKLGIGFKQAIDADAMRAAALDGSIEHLMEWHTVSPGDFYYIPANTVHAIGAGISLIEVQQNSDITYRLYDYGRPRELHLDEGMAVAKGEPYADKWKGKAPEATSVNLVPGPLFTLDQVAGTPDEATTARYQGKLLVIPREGPVHVAGQEIAPGGCGLADSLADVFFASSGLCLLAAPCA; this is encoded by the coding sequence ATGAGCGGTCAGCTCCCCATCAAGGAAGTCGAGAAGCCCTGGGGCAAGGACACCCTGCCCGCGCCCTTCGTGGCCGAGGCAGGCAAGAAGATCGGCGAGATCTGGTTCGAGCCGCCGCCCGAGCTGCCGCAGCTGCTGGTCAAGTACATCTTTACCAGCGAGCCGCTTTCCGTTCAGGTCCACCCGACCGACGCGCAGACCATCGCCAAGGGCATGGGCCGCCAGGGCAAGGAAGAGTGCTGGGTGATCGTCGCGGCCGAGCCGGGCGCCAAGCTGGGCATCGGCTTCAAGCAGGCGATCGACGCCGATGCCATGCGCGCCGCCGCGCTCGACGGCTCGATCGAGCACTTGATGGAGTGGCACACGGTGTCGCCGGGTGACTTCTACTACATCCCGGCCAACACCGTGCACGCGATCGGCGCCGGGATCAGCCTGATCGAGGTCCAGCAGAACTCGGACATTACCTACCGCCTCTACGATTACGGCCGCCCGCGCGAGCTGCACCTGGACGAAGGCATGGCCGTCGCAAAGGGCGAGCCTTATGCCGACAAGTGGAAGGGCAAGGCGCCCGAGGCCACCTCGGTGAACCTCGTGCCGGGCCCGCTGTTCACGCTCGACCAGGTTGCCGGTACGCCCGACGAGGCAACCACGGCGCGCTATCAGGGCAAGCTGCTGGTGATCCCGCGCGAGGGGCCCGTCCACGTCGCCGGTCAGGAGATCGCGCCGGGCGGGTGTGGCCTTGCCGACAGCCTTGCCGACGTGTTCTTCGCCAGCTCGGGCCTGTGCCTCCTGGCGGCGCCCTGCGCCTGA
- a CDS encoding FAD-dependent oxidoreductase: MSDETDYLVVGGGFYGCALALFLRSLGKRIVLVEAGEELLARASRVNQARVHTGFHYPRSALTAVKSMVLHRRFATDFPDAVVDDFQMLYAIARHRSKVSALRFQRMFAEMGAPIARATPSQAALFSPNTIEEAFACDEFAFDWSVLARHMGNRLDALGIEVRLGTRADSVEARAEGATVHLSDGSALNARFVFNVTYAQTNALLASAGLPQARLKHEQTEIALSKCRPSWLLTA, translated from the coding sequence ATGAGCGATGAGACCGACTACCTGGTCGTCGGCGGCGGCTTCTACGGCTGCGCCCTGGCGCTGTTCCTGCGCTCGCTCGGCAAGCGGATCGTGCTGGTCGAGGCGGGTGAGGAACTGCTGGCGCGCGCCTCACGGGTCAACCAGGCGCGGGTGCACACCGGATTCCACTATCCCAGGAGTGCGCTGACTGCAGTCAAGTCGATGGTGCTGCACCGCCGCTTCGCCACCGACTTCCCCGATGCGGTAGTCGACGACTTCCAGATGCTCTACGCGATCGCGCGCCACCGCTCGAAGGTCTCTGCCTTGCGCTTCCAGCGCATGTTCGCCGAGATGGGCGCGCCGATCGCGCGGGCGACACCCTCCCAAGCCGCGCTGTTCTCCCCCAACACCATCGAAGAAGCGTTCGCCTGCGACGAGTTCGCGTTCGACTGGTCGGTGCTGGCGCGCCACATGGGCAACCGCCTGGACGCGCTGGGTATCGAGGTGCGCCTGGGGACGCGCGCCGACAGCGTCGAAGCACGGGCTGAGGGCGCAACGGTGCACCTGTCCGACGGCTCGGCGCTGAACGCACGCTTCGTCTTCAACGTGACATACGCGCAGACCAATGCCCTGCTCGCCTCCGCGGGCCTGCCACAGGCGAGGCTGAAGCACGAGCAGACGGAGATCGCGCTGTCGAAGTGCCGTCCGAGCTGGCTCCTTACGGCCTGA
- a CDS encoding glycosyltransferase family 2 protein, which yields MPRQVPAHRVDLLGDRRHDHVLVIPVINEGERIRAQLARVAAANLPVDVVVADGGSTDGSLDLDFLREQGVRALLTKTGPGKLSAQLRMAYAWCLDQGYEGVITIDGNGKDNVEAVAQFVAKLREGYDYVQGSRYAPGGKAENTPLERTIGNRLIHAPVLSLAGRHWFTDTTNGFRAYSRRYLTDPRVQPFRDVFFAYELLFYLTARAGQLGYRVCELGVRRSYPAGEAVPTKITGAGAKWGIIKQLLAAAFGRFNPNSP from the coding sequence TTGCCGCGCCAAGTCCCCGCACACCGCGTCGACCTTCTGGGCGATCGGCGCCACGACCATGTGCTGGTGATCCCGGTCATCAACGAAGGCGAGCGCATCCGCGCCCAGCTTGCGCGCGTGGCCGCGGCCAACCTGCCGGTCGACGTGGTGGTGGCGGACGGCGGCTCCACCGACGGCTCGCTCGATCTCGACTTCTTGCGCGAGCAAGGCGTTCGCGCGCTGCTCACCAAGACCGGGCCGGGCAAGCTCAGCGCCCAGCTGCGCATGGCCTATGCGTGGTGCCTCGATCAAGGCTACGAGGGCGTCATCACCATCGACGGCAACGGCAAGGACAACGTCGAGGCCGTTGCGCAGTTCGTGGCGAAGCTGCGCGAGGGCTACGACTACGTCCAGGGCTCACGCTATGCGCCGGGCGGCAAGGCCGAGAACACGCCGCTGGAGCGCACGATCGGCAACCGCTTGATCCACGCCCCAGTCCTGAGCCTTGCCGGGCGGCACTGGTTCACCGACACCACCAACGGCTTTCGCGCCTACTCGCGCCGCTACCTCACCGACCCGCGCGTGCAGCCGTTCCGCGACGTGTTCTTCGCCTACGAGCTGCTGTTCTACCTAACGGCCCGCGCCGGCCAGCTCGGCTACCGCGTGTGCGAACTGGGCGTGCGGCGCAGCTATCCGGCGGGTGAGGCGGTGCCGACCAAGATCACCGGTGCTGGAGCCAAGTGGGGCATCATCAAGCAGTTGCTGGCGGCGGCGTTCGGCCGCTTCAATCCCAACTCGCCCTAA
- a CDS encoding mannose-1-phosphate guanylyltransferase, whose product MSKLVPVILCGGSGTRLWPRSRATKPKPFLPLVGDTTLFQATLERCPATEGFGAPVVVTGKAHLEHVEDQLGDRPGSEIIVEPCARNTAAAIALAALRLPEDAVMLVCPSDHHIGDAKAFAEAACTAAELAQQGWLVSFGIEATAPETGFGYLKRGEPITDSAFRTAQFVEKPDLERAKSFLSEGIYAWNGGIFAFRVSDFLKELEAHRPQILSAVRKAVEQGSSDGHRFHPDAQAFAAVESESVDYAVMENTGRAAMVPADMAWSDIGNWQALHIARERDEQGNATRGDVELVDCRNVLVDSDGPKVSVIGLEDVYVVVDGNDIMITTAAGAQKVGKLSGAVNQ is encoded by the coding sequence ATGAGCAAGCTTGTACCCGTGATTCTGTGTGGCGGCAGCGGCACCCGACTTTGGCCCCGCAGCCGGGCGACCAAGCCCAAGCCCTTCCTGCCACTGGTCGGCGACACCACGCTGTTCCAGGCGACGCTGGAGCGCTGCCCGGCGACGGAAGGCTTCGGCGCACCGGTCGTGGTGACTGGCAAGGCTCACTTGGAGCATGTCGAGGATCAGCTGGGCGACCGCCCCGGCTCCGAAATCATCGTCGAGCCATGCGCCCGCAACACCGCCGCCGCCATCGCGCTCGCGGCACTGCGCCTGCCCGAGGACGCGGTGATGCTGGTGTGCCCCAGCGACCACCACATCGGCGACGCCAAGGCCTTTGCCGAAGCTGCCTGCACCGCTGCCGAGCTGGCGCAGCAGGGCTGGTTGGTCAGCTTCGGCATCGAGGCGACCGCGCCGGAGACTGGCTTTGGCTACCTGAAGCGCGGCGAGCCGATCACCGACAGCGCCTTTCGCACCGCCCAGTTCGTCGAGAAGCCCGATCTGGAGCGCGCCAAGTCGTTCCTGTCGGAAGGCATCTACGCCTGGAACGGCGGCATCTTCGCTTTCCGAGTCAGCGACTTCCTCAAGGAGCTGGAGGCGCACCGTCCGCAGATCCTGAGCGCAGTGCGCAAGGCGGTCGAGCAGGGCAGCAGCGATGGCCATCGCTTTCACCCCGACGCGCAAGCCTTCGCCGCGGTGGAGAGCGAGTCGGTCGACTACGCGGTGATGGAGAACACCGGCCGGGCGGCGATGGTCCCGGCCGACATGGCCTGGTCCGACATCGGCAACTGGCAGGCCCTGCACATCGCCCGCGAGCGTGACGAGCAGGGCAATGCGACGCGAGGGGACGTCGAATTGGTCGACTGCCGCAACGTGCTGGTCGACAGCGATGGACCCAAGGTCTCGGTCATCGGTTTGGAGGATGTCTACGTCGTGGTCGACGGCAACGACATCATGATCACCACCGCCGCCGGCGCGCAGAAGGTCGGCAAGCTCTCGGGCGCGGTGAACCAGTAA
- a CDS encoding GtrA family protein translates to MIARTLQGLLASSLVRFGLVAVAGLCVDLGTAWLLRSLMPLPLAAFFGFCVGAAFNYLLHERWTFGTRQASARRGSLYVLALLATLGTRVGSVALLERTALPDLAVLALATGVSFVVNYVLSRFLVFRPAPETPA, encoded by the coding sequence ATGATCGCTAGAACGCTACAAGGCCTGCTCGCCTCCTCGCTGGTGCGGTTCGGGCTTGTCGCCGTTGCCGGTCTGTGCGTCGACCTCGGCACCGCCTGGCTGCTGCGCTCGCTGATGCCGCTGCCGCTCGCCGCCTTCTTCGGCTTCTGCGTGGGCGCGGCATTCAATTACCTGCTGCACGAACGCTGGACCTTCGGCACCCGCCAAGCCTCCGCCAGACGCGGATCGCTCTACGTGCTGGCGCTGCTGGCGACGCTCGGCACGCGCGTTGGCAGCGTCGCGCTGCTCGAGCGCACCGCCCTGCCCGACTTGGCCGTGCTGGCGCTGGCGACGGGCGTCTCGTTCGTCGTCAACTACGTGCTCAGCCGCTTCCTCGTGTTCCGCCCTGCTCCGGAGACTCCTGCTTAA